GCGGAAGGAACACGGCTCGAACAATTGGGAGGAACAGCGCAAGACGGTCGCTCGACGCCACGCTGACCTGAAGCGCAAGCGTCGAGACTTCTTGCACAAACTCTCGGCGTACTACGCCCGCGAGTACGACCTTGTCGCGGTCGAGGACTTGGATACGAAAGGACTGGTTGAGCTTCCGGGCAACTCTCGGAGCCGCGCCGGGGCCTCGTGGGGGATGTTCCTGCGAATGCTCGAATACAAGTGCGAGCGGGAAGGAACGTACTTCGTCGCCGTGGACCCCCGAGGCACGACCAAAGAGTGCGCGTCATGTGGCGTCGAGACGGACAAGCCGTTGTGGGTACGCAAGCATTCGTGTCCGTCGTGTGGGTTCGAGGCAGACAGAGACGCGAATGCGTCGTGGAACATCCTTTCTCGCGGTCTCGAACAAGTAGGGGCGGGCTGTCCCGAATCAACGCCTGTGGAGACTGCGCTCCCTACGGGAACCCATTCGGTTCCTGCAAAGCGCGTCATCGAAGCAGGAAGCCCCACCCTCAAGGAGCGAACCGCGTCAGCGGTGAGCGAGTAGGGTGGGGAGGAAGTCACCGTCCGTGGAGGGCATGAATCGTCCAGCTCGGCAACGCAAACACCCGTTGCTGTAAGTCAGACGTCGGTCCAGGACGTCTCCAAGCCGCCGTTCTCGTTGGCATCATCCTCGCTGTCGTGCTCTTCCGACTGCTGTTCAGGATCCGGCTGAGGCTCTGGCGTTTCGGGCGCAGGTGCGGGTTCCTCAGGTTCCCGAAGCGGCTCCACGTCCGGCGAACCGTCGCTTTCGTCGTCAGCAATCCTCGCGTCAGACTTAGGCATACCAGTCTCAACGCTACCGGTCGAGCCATCTAGCCAGGCCTCGATCGGAATCGCCTCTTCGGAATCGACGTCAAACATGAGCAGCTCAGTCTCACCCTCGAGGTCACGGTCGTCGTTCGGCACAATAGCGATCCGGAACGCCTCGGGATCAGGAACCGAATCGTGGCCGTACTCGCGGAACATCGCCTCGGGAATCACGGGCTCGTAGATATACGTCCACTCGTCGGTGAGAGGGCTCTTCGCACCGTACTTCCGTTCGACGTCGCCGTCACGTTCAACGACGTAGTTGGTGTCCTCGGGATCGTAGTGAACAGTCGCCGGCGCGTCGCTGGGATCGCGCTTCCGGTAGTCCTCGGGCCCATCGAACCGAAGGTAGGTCTCGTCGGTGTCCCGGTCGCGACAGACAATCGTTCCGTCCTCAAGCTCGACCCACTTTGTTGAAGCGTCGCCTGGGACAATCGCGAGCTTCTCAATACCGGTATCGTCACCGGACAGCTCGAGCTGCCCACGAGTGTAGAACTTCCGGGCGACTCCTGTCGGTGTCCGTACCGATACAAACGGATCGCTACCGTCGGCACCGAAGATTGACGCAAGGCGCTCGGCGTTGTTCGTCAGCCCATCGTCGCCACCGTCACCGACGACGAAAAGCAGCTGTTCGGGACTCGGGGCCTTCGCCGCGTTCTTGATCGGGCCGCCGGGCTTCGAGAGTCCCTTCGACTCCGCTTCAATATACAATGTATCCGTTCCCGAGAGCTCGAGGACGTCGGGGTACTCTTCTTCAAGGCGCGAGCGAGCGATCTGCTCGCGCTCGTCGTCCGAGAGGTCGCCATCAGGGACGATCGATGGCGGGACCTCACCGACCGCGTCGGGTAACTCATCACCGTCTTGGGTCGGTAACTGCATCTCGTACCCAGACCGTGTCCCCCACTCGTAGACCTCACGAAGCATATGTCGGTGCTTGCTCTTCCCGCCTGATCCACCCGAGCCAGTCTCGAGACCGATCTGACCGCGACCCTCGGGTGTAACCGTGATCTCCAGCCCATCGCTCGTACTCCGCTGCTCGAGAGCACCAACCGCCTCAAGCCGTTCAACGATATTCGAGGCCTGCGTATACTCGAGGCCAGTTGCGTCGGTCACTGCCTGCTCTGCGGCGGGTGTCTCGACCGAGTCAGACTTGGCACGGATCGTCTCGTCGTAGATCGCCTTCAGCGCTGTCTGAGCAGCTTCGACGTCGTCGACATCCATCGGTTCCTCGACGTCCGCTTCGGTGTTCTCACGGCCAGCTGCGTCGGCTGCCTCCGACTGTCCAGTGCCGGTAAAGAACAGATCGTCCAGGACCTCCCGCCCGGACTGGCGTTCGATCCCATAGCGTTCGGTCGACTGTTGGATCAGCTCGAACGCGTCCTCGATCGAGTGCAGCGGCGGGTATGGTGGCGTCAGTTTCGCCATGAACGAGTCGTCCTCATGACGCAGCTTCGTTTGAGCGTGATAGTCGGGAATCTGTGTCAGGTCCTGTGGATCCTTCCCGCCGAACCGATCGGACAACGCTCGAGCTTCGTCGGGTAACAGCGGATTCAGCGAAACTAGCGTGTTACAGTTCGAGAGAATCGCCTGTTGAGCCTCGGCATCCAACTGATGGAGCGTCTGTGTCGCCAACAGCAATCC
This genomic window from Natronococcus occultus SP4 contains:
- a CDS encoding type IV secretory system conjugative DNA transfer family protein, whose amino-acid sequence is MSLPFGDDGEPVEELEKFGARIEGEDDPKSPVLINNKEWAIQRYDPVEEEVETYAGAWPRAMIENAQAKPRQPLWIGVSESSGREVPVEFDRLFRHVFYGGSTGTGKTTKMYNDAVALMYGGHGVTIIDPKGDDIYDLLRRVPEDRWDDVIYIAPGDDFLDKSVGFNLFETYHDPDETGFDEEIEGIVDDFKELLKAGDFWGNRMDRVMKTMVRGMIRHEFEFTPLELYYALLDEENRRQYADLIASADDDDIAFLEVYTRQIAEELTEQELDALVGRLKDWVENPITRQILAQRESDVSIAEAVNEGKIIICKNDLPGEAKRMVATAVMRRVWTCVNDRINPSEKKVRELAGANTSGGDYDPYFLMIDECDDVLTEASQIDKMLTKARSKKLGLLLATQTLHQLDAEAQQAILSNCNTLVSLNPLLPDEARALSDRFGGKDPQDLTQIPDYHAQTKLRHEDDSFMAKLTPPYPPLHSIEDAFELIQQSTERYGIERQSGREVLDDLFFTGTGQSEAADAAGRENTEADVEEPMDVDDVEAAQTALKAIYDETIRAKSDSVETPAAEQAVTDATGLEYTQASNIVERLEAVGALEQRSTSDGLEITVTPEGRGQIGLETGSGGSGGKSKHRHMLREVYEWGTRSGYEMQLPTQDGDELPDAVGEVPPSIVPDGDLSDDEREQIARSRLEEEYPDVLELSGTDTLYIEAESKGLSKPGGPIKNAAKAPSPEQLLFVVGDGGDDGLTNNAERLASIFGADGSDPFVSVRTPTGVARKFYTRGQLELSGDDTGIEKLAIVPGDASTKWVELEDGTIVCRDRDTDETYLRFDGPEDYRKRDPSDAPATVHYDPEDTNYVVERDGDVERKYGAKSPLTDEWTYIYEPVIPEAMFREYGHDSVPDPEAFRIAIVPNDDRDLEGETELLMFDVDSEEAIPIEAWLDGSTGSVETGMPKSDARIADDESDGSPDVEPLREPEEPAPAPETPEPQPDPEQQSEEHDSEDDANENGGLETSWTDV